Proteins encoded within one genomic window of Marasmius oreades isolate 03SP1 chromosome 4, whole genome shotgun sequence:
- a CDS encoding uncharacterized protein (BUSCO:EOG09261031) — MWRATGTRTSHCSSHLRVFTHHSRKRCRYSTSASKPDEYDVVIVGGGPAGLALASALGSKQALRETLRIALVEASDLSKVHDWSTSPNTFSNRVSSLTNVSQAFLRDIGAWNEVDRERTAPIEEMQVWDGISDARISFSASEIGLEHSEKGMARLTENLNLQRGLLRLLHKIQGVHIVDKSKVHSITSTGPGTWPLVHLDNNQTLKARLLVGADGLNSPVRTFAQISSFGWAYDTQGVVATMHHPPRSVFENPNTTAYQRFLPTGPIAFLPLSPTMSSLVWSTKTPIAAALKACEPSVLARMINAAFRLPEVSLQYLYNRILESQSLGKLITDSEMRDEIRWREQSHAVDPNSAYSSSAFDAPPTTPGIPPSDSQMIPPLVTSLQNGSVASFPLRFNHTEAYIGEGKGARTVLVGDAAHTIHPMAGQGLNLGLGDVECLARCIEDAVVSGGDVGSYTALLPYTQERYFANHKVMTACDKLHKLYSFTAEPIVWARSMGLEVVNEFDSVKAALMMTAGSNPRMHRSSTNINGGVSRTVFDVAAAGLQKVDAANSAVRAIRSGILGFAAGGLQAIAKAASDAREKDANKMD; from the exons ATGTGGAGAGCGACAGGCACAAGAACATCGCATTGCTCTTCTCATCTCCGAGTTTTCACACATCACAGCAGGAAAAGGTGTCGGTATTCAACGTCTGCCTCAAAGCCAGATGAATATGATGTTGTCATTGTTGGAGGTGGACCTGCTGGGTTGGCGCTAGCCAGTGCTCTAG GGTCCAAGCAGGCCCTTCGTGAAACGCTTCGAATTGCCCTTGTTGAAGCCAGTGACTTGTCAAAAGTGCATGATTGGTCGACTTCACCGAATACCTTTTCCAATCGCGTCAGTTCGTTAACAAATGTGTCACAGGCATTCCTAAGAG ATATTGGCGCGTGGAATGAAGTTGATAGGGAGAGGACTGCGCCAATAGAGGAGATGCAG GTTTGGGACGGAATTTCGGATGCAAGGATCTCCTTTTCTGCATCGGAAATAGGTTTGGAACACTCGGAGAAAGGCATGGCACGTCTGACGGAGAATCTCAACCTCCAGCGAGGTCTTTTGCGACTCCTCCATAAAATTCAGGGCGTTCATATTGTGGACAAATCCAAGGTTCATTCAATCACAAGCACGGGCCCTGGAACTTGGCCGTTAGTGCACCTGGATAACAATCAAACCTTGAAAGCTCGTCTTCTT GTGGGCGCAGATGGGCTAAACTCTCCCGTTCGGACGTTTGCTCAAATATCGTCTTTTGGGTGGGCATACGATACGCAAGGAGTGGTTGCTACAATGCACCATCCGCCGCGAAGCGTCTTTGAGAACCCAAACACCACTGCTTATCAACGGTTTTTACCAACTGGGCCCATTGCATTCTTGCCTCTGTCCCCTACTATGTCCTCGCTGGTGTGGTCCACCAAAACGCCAATCGCTGCTGCCCTCAAAGCATGCGAACCTTCCGTTCTTGCCCGAATGATTAATGCTGCATTCCGGCTCCCTGAAGTGTCTTTACAATATCTCTACAACCGGATTCTGGAGTCCCAAAGTTTAGGGAAACTAATAACCGATTCTGAAATGCGCGACGAAATACGATGGCGAGAACAATCGCATGCTGTTGATCCAAATTCTGCTTACTCGTCCTCTGCATTTGATGCGCCCCCGACTACACCTGGAATCCCCCCAAGCGACTCACAGATGATTCCTCCGTTGGTGACATCTCTGCAGAATGGGTCTGTCGCGTCATTCCCCTTGAGGTTCAATCACACCGAGGCCTATATCGGGGAAGGGAAGGGTGCTCGTACGGTGCTTGTCGGAGATGCTGCTCATACGATTCATCCCATGGCTGGACAAGGTCTTAATCTTGGATTAGGTGATGTAGAGTGCCTCGCAAGATGCATAGAAGATGCAGTGGTATCAGGTGGAGATGTTG GCTCTTATACCGCCCTTCTGCCCTATACGCAAGAACGATACTTTGCGAATCACAAGGTTATGACTGCTTGTGACAAATTGCACAAGCTTTATTCATTCACTGCTGAGCCGATTGTTTGGGCAAGGTCGATGGGGTTGGAAGTGGTTAACGAGTTTGATTCTGTCAAAGCTGCTCTTATGATGACGGCCGGATCTAACCCTCGAATGCATCGGTCGTCAACTAACATCAATGGAGGTGTTTCTCGGACAGTGTTCGATGTAGCAGCTGCTGGATTGCAGAAAGTTGACGCAGCTAACAGTGCTGTACGGGCGATTCGATCGGGCATACTTGGTTTCGCTGCTGGTGGATTACAGGCGATAGCGAAAGCAGCATCAGATGCTAGAGAGAAAGACGCTAATAAGATGGATTGA
- a CDS encoding uncharacterized protein (BUSCO:EOG09263EQZ) yields MILLEAHNVIIKTTLADKLNKPSTLEVSFVDYDGVRFRLSTPERKTLLLLSMHIRCWDELVKYGALDVLRREYGSLLRDQAEAGFNVSMEIDLEQVPAGAEDREAFINSIALFKRNALAAPFEQGFKNQKELEAANAGQGELMQIHYRDEEAIYIQAADDRVTVIFSTVFRDETDRILGKVFLQEFVDARRLPALQNAPQVLYSNRDPPLEIRHLNLPKSEDIGYVTFVLFPRHFSNSSVTATTISHVQLFRDYLHYHIKCSKAYMHSRMRHRAAEFQKVLNRAKQENTSTEKKTVSGRTMVAR; encoded by the exons ATGATCTTGTTAGAA GCTCACAATGTCATAATCAAGACTACGCTGGCAGATAAACTCAACAA GCCCTCTACACTAGAAGTATCCTTCGTAGACTACGATGGAGTCCGATTTCGCCTCTCGACTCCCGAACGTAAAACACTACTTTTACTTTCGATGCACATCCGATGCTGGGACGAGCTGGTGAAGTACGGTGCTTTGGACGTGTTGAGGAGGGAATACGGTTCGTTATTGAGAGACCAAGCGGAGGCAGGGTTTAATGTTAGTATGGAAATCGATTTGGAGCAGGTTCCTGCTGGTGCAG AGGACCGTGAAGCATTCATAAACTCCATTGCATTGTTCAAACGCAATGCTCTTGCTGCACCGTTCGAGCAGGGATTCAAGAATCAGAAAGAGTTGGAAGCTGCGAATGCTGGACAGGGAGAGTTGATGCAGATCCATTATCGAGACGAGGAAGCTATCTACATACAGGCAGCAGATGATCGGGTGACTGTTATTTTCTCGACTGTGTTTAGGGACGAGACAGATAGGATTCTTGGGAAGGTCTTCTTACAG GAATTTGTCGATGCACGACGTCTTCCTGCTCTTCAAAACGCTCCTCAAGTCTTATACTCTAACCGAGACCCGCCTCTCGAAATTCGACACCTCAACCTTCCTAAGTCTGAGGACATTGGATATGTGACTTTCGTCCTGTTCCCTCGACACTTCTCCAATTCTTCTGTTACTGCAACGACTATATCCCATGTACAGCTTTTCCGGGATTACTTGCATTACCATATCAAGTGTTCCAAGGCATATATGCACTCGAGGATGAGGCATAGGGCCGCTGAATTCCAGAAGGTTTTGAACAGGGCTAAGCAGGAGAATACGTCCACAGAGAAGAAGACCGTCAG CGGAAGGACGATGGTGGCTCGGTGA